A region from the uncultured Macellibacteroides sp. genome encodes:
- a CDS encoding helix-turn-helix domain-containing protein, translating into MNTEQILNRGLARISNDFCFLQLIGPISGETMLKQLKMFGFIFVMDGSLTVEISGHLHELNKGTMLYSALGSELRLIPGNNKVEGYFISFSSFFIESLKLHGLISEDKLFLDYVKCNPGDNVILRAKQIFSLMEDEVTNNKGLYSIEIIRNLVAVLFLNVMNEYYNNKPLIPTTGNAVKSFRVIRISDNFIKLVKQYSSEQRQVSFYAEKLCISPKYLYSIIKSTTGMTPNEWINDVVVNNAKHLLHKSENTIKEVSYALNFPNPSFFGKYFKRLVGISPADYQRTALVYSIQSAEKYTM; encoded by the coding sequence ATGAATACAGAACAGATTTTGAACAGAGGATTGGCAAGAATAAGCAATGACTTTTGTTTTTTACAGTTGATAGGACCAATTTCTGGAGAAACAATGCTTAAGCAATTAAAAATGTTTGGTTTTATATTTGTAATGGACGGATCGCTCACAGTAGAGATTAGTGGACATTTGCATGAACTTAATAAGGGAACAATGCTTTATTCTGCATTAGGAAGTGAGTTAAGATTGATTCCAGGAAATAACAAGGTTGAGGGATATTTTATCTCCTTTTCTTCTTTTTTTATTGAATCACTAAAACTTCACGGTTTAATTTCAGAAGATAAGTTATTTCTGGATTACGTGAAATGCAATCCGGGCGACAATGTAATTCTCCGTGCAAAACAGATATTCTCACTTATGGAAGATGAGGTAACGAATAATAAAGGTTTATATAGCATAGAAATAATTAGAAATCTTGTGGCAGTGTTATTTTTAAACGTCATGAATGAATATTATAATAATAAACCACTTATACCTACGACAGGTAATGCCGTTAAGTCTTTTCGGGTCATAAGAATAAGCGATAATTTTATTAAGCTCGTTAAACAATATTCATCGGAGCAGAGGCAAGTTAGTTTTTACGCCGAAAAACTTTGTATTTCTCCCAAATATCTCTATTCAATAATAAAAAGTACAACAGGAATGACTCCAAACGAATGGATTAACGATGTAGTGGTAAACAATGCCAAACACCTCCTTCATAAATCAGAAAATACGATTAAAGAAGTATCCTACGCGCTTAATTTCCCAAATCCAAGTTTCTTCGGAAAGTATTTTAAAAGACTTGTGGGAATTTCTCCTGCCGATTATCAAAGAACAGCACTGGTTTATTCTATTCAATCTGCAGAAAAATATACAATGTAG
- a CDS encoding glycoside hydrolase family 43 protein has translation MKKYVVLSVLFSGALFSCKQPAAVVSSGNPVFQGWYADPEGIIYDDTYWIYPTWSDVYEKQTYFDCFSSKDLVNWKKHSSVLDTAEVKWANRAMWAPSVIRKEGKYYLFFGANDVHEGEVGGIGVSIANRPEGPYKDLLGKPLIDKIVNGAQPIDQFVFYDDKDGTYYMYYGGWGHCNIVKLNSDFTGLVPFEDGQMFKEVTPKGYVEGPFMFKKNGKYYFMWSEGGWGGPDYSVAYAIADSPFGPFERIGKILQQDPEVATGAGHHSVMHVAGSDDYYIVYHRRPLNDTGRDHRVTCIDKMTFDKNGHINPVKITFEGVKSRPIK, from the coding sequence ATGAAAAAGTACGTTGTGTTAAGTGTTTTATTCTCTGGAGCTTTATTCTCATGTAAGCAGCCGGCTGCGGTTGTTTCAAGTGGTAATCCTGTTTTCCAAGGTTGGTATGCAGACCCCGAAGGTATTATTTACGATGATACCTATTGGATTTATCCTACCTGGAGTGATGTGTACGAAAAGCAGACCTATTTTGATTGCTTTTCTTCCAAAGATCTTGTCAATTGGAAAAAGCATTCTTCTGTACTGGATACGGCCGAAGTTAAGTGGGCGAACCGTGCCATGTGGGCACCTTCTGTTATTCGTAAAGAAGGAAAGTATTATTTGTTTTTCGGAGCCAATGATGTGCACGAAGGAGAAGTAGGAGGTATTGGTGTATCAATAGCCAATCGTCCGGAAGGTCCTTATAAGGATTTGTTAGGTAAGCCGCTTATCGACAAAATAGTAAACGGAGCTCAACCTATCGACCAGTTTGTGTTTTACGATGATAAGGATGGTACCTACTATATGTATTATGGTGGATGGGGCCATTGTAACATTGTGAAGCTTAACAGCGATTTTACAGGTTTGGTTCCCTTCGAAGACGGTCAAATGTTTAAGGAAGTTACACCTAAGGGGTATGTAGAAGGTCCGTTCATGTTTAAGAAGAATGGCAAATATTATTTTATGTGGAGCGAAGGCGGATGGGGTGGACCTGACTATTCGGTTGCCTATGCCATTGCTGATTCTCCTTTTGGACCTTTTGAGCGCATTGGAAAGATCCTTCAACAGGATCCTGAGGTAGCAACTGGTGCAGGTCATCATTCTGTAATGCATGTTGCCGGTTCAGACGATTACTATATTGTTTATCATCGTCGTCCTCTTAATGATACCGGCCGCGATCATCGTGTAACTTGTATCGATAAGATGACTTTTGATAAAAATGGACACATTAATCCTGTAAAGATTACTTTCGAAGGAGTAAAGAGCCGTCCAATTAAATAA
- a CDS encoding L-serine ammonia-lyase, which translates to MESIKQIFRIGHGPSSSHTMGPIRASRMFLEREHDAVRFQVTLYGSLAATGKGHMTDTAILGELQPHCPTTIIWEPKQFLPFHPNGMKFEAFNAKDECVDSWKVYSIGGGTLANEDFNELKTSDVYELHTIRDIQDLCEKKGFAYWEYVEQHEDSDIWDYLNEVWKVMQEAILRGLEAEGVLPGGLGLQRKASNYLIRAKGYGSNIKSRGMVYAYALAVSEENASGGRIVTAPTCGSCGVLPSVLYHLRETRDFRDSRILRAMATAGLFGNVVRTNASVSGAEVGCQGEVGVACAMAAAAANQLFGGSPAQIEYAAEMGLEHHLGLTCDPVCGLVQIPCIERNAFAAARALDANTYATFSDGKHRVSFDQVVEVMRQTGNDLPSLYKETSEGGLAKPYDRFKKNL; encoded by the coding sequence ATGGAATCAATAAAACAAATATTCAGAATAGGTCATGGACCTTCCAGCAGCCACACGATGGGACCTATTCGGGCTTCGCGTATGTTTCTGGAAAGAGAGCATGATGCTGTTCGTTTTCAGGTTACCTTATACGGAAGTCTCGCTGCGACAGGAAAAGGACACATGACCGATACGGCTATTCTAGGCGAATTGCAGCCCCATTGTCCTACGACCATTATTTGGGAACCTAAGCAGTTTCTGCCTTTCCATCCCAATGGCATGAAATTTGAAGCGTTTAACGCAAAAGATGAATGCGTAGATTCGTGGAAAGTATACAGCATTGGGGGTGGCACATTGGCTAATGAAGACTTTAATGAGCTAAAAACATCGGATGTGTATGAATTGCACACTATCCGCGATATACAAGACTTATGTGAGAAAAAAGGATTTGCTTACTGGGAATATGTAGAACAGCATGAAGACTCCGATATCTGGGATTACCTGAATGAAGTTTGGAAAGTAATGCAGGAAGCAATATTGCGTGGACTTGAAGCCGAGGGTGTATTGCCGGGAGGATTAGGTCTTCAGCGAAAAGCATCTAATTATCTTATTCGTGCAAAAGGATATGGAAGTAACATAAAGAGCCGGGGAATGGTTTATGCCTATGCATTGGCTGTTTCGGAAGAGAATGCTTCCGGAGGCAGAATTGTTACAGCACCCACTTGCGGTTCTTGCGGAGTCTTACCTTCTGTATTGTATCACTTGCGTGAAACACGAGATTTTCGTGATTCACGTATTTTAAGAGCCATGGCAACAGCCGGACTTTTTGGTAATGTTGTTCGTACAAACGCATCTGTTTCCGGAGCTGAGGTGGGATGTCAGGGTGAAGTTGGTGTAGCTTGCGCTATGGCTGCTGCTGCTGCCAATCAGCTTTTCGGCGGTTCTCCTGCACAGATTGAATATGCTGCAGAAATGGGTCTCGAGCATCACCTGGGTTTAACATGCGATCCTGTTTGCGGACTGGTACAGATTCCTTGTATCGAACGAAATGCTTTTGCAGCGGCCCGTGCCCTTGATGCTAATACGTACGCTACTTTCTCTGACGGTAAGCATCGTGTAAGTTTTGATCAGGTGGTTGAGGTTATGCGTCAGACAGGAAACGACTTGCCAAGTCTGTATAAAGAGACTTCGGAAGGTGGACTTGCTAAGCCGTACGATCGTTTTAAGAAAAATTTATAA
- a CDS encoding DUF5009 domain-containing protein — protein sequence MEKLIQPQRLASLDILRGFDLFCLVVLESMLHPLSNAIDSEWFHKMMWFFTHMEWKGFSSWDLVMPLFLFMSGVSIPFAFSRYKAQRNKTLIYRRIAKRVVLLWIFGMMCQGNLLAFDSQNIAFYSNTLQSIAMGYLIASLAFLHLKQMNQMILAGSFLIIYWAVMTFITVDGFGGGNFTPDGNLAEWIDRTLLGRFRDGVSWENGVWSFAPWYRYTWILSSLNFGVTVMSGVFAGQLLKSNRSEIVKLKWLLYAGLIMVALGWLWGFQMPVIKKLWTSSMVLVSSGYCFLLMALFYWWIDYKKHNRDTTLFKVYGMNSITAYMITNVVSFRCVGESLFFGLQPHLGNYYPVLISLCNVSVIYVILWLMYKHKLFLKV from the coding sequence ATGGAAAAATTAATTCAGCCTCAGCGTTTGGCATCGTTGGACATCCTTCGGGGGTTCGATCTTTTTTGTTTGGTTGTTCTCGAGTCTATGCTTCACCCGCTTAGTAACGCGATAGACAGTGAGTGGTTTCATAAAATGATGTGGTTTTTCACGCATATGGAGTGGAAAGGTTTTTCCAGCTGGGATCTTGTGATGCCGCTTTTCCTTTTTATGTCGGGTGTATCTATCCCGTTTGCTTTTTCACGTTACAAAGCACAACGGAACAAGACTTTGATTTATCGCCGAATTGCGAAACGAGTTGTTTTACTTTGGATATTTGGAATGATGTGTCAGGGTAATCTATTGGCTTTCGATTCTCAAAATATTGCTTTTTATTCCAATACGCTGCAATCTATTGCAATGGGATACCTGATTGCTTCCCTCGCATTTCTTCATCTTAAACAGATGAATCAAATGATTCTTGCCGGGTCGTTCCTGATTATCTACTGGGCGGTAATGACATTCATTACAGTCGATGGTTTTGGCGGAGGTAACTTTACACCGGATGGTAACCTGGCCGAATGGATAGACCGGACATTGTTGGGACGCTTCCGGGATGGTGTTTCTTGGGAAAATGGCGTATGGTCGTTTGCTCCCTGGTACCGATATACCTGGATTCTTAGCAGTCTTAATTTCGGTGTTACTGTGATGAGCGGTGTTTTTGCCGGACAATTACTAAAAAGCAACCGATCAGAAATAGTCAAACTAAAATGGTTGCTTTATGCCGGATTGATCATGGTTGCTCTTGGTTGGTTATGGGGTTTCCAAATGCCGGTTATCAAAAAGCTATGGACGAGTTCGATGGTGCTGGTGAGTAGTGGGTATTGTTTTTTACTTATGGCACTGTTTTACTGGTGGATCGATTACAAAAAACATAACCGTGATACGACCCTGTTCAAAGTATACGGGATGAATTCCATAACAGCCTATATGATCACAAACGTAGTGAGCTTTAGATGCGTTGGCGAAAGTCTTTTCTTTGGTCTTCAACCTCATCTTGGAAATTATTACCCAGTGCTAATTTCTCTTTGCAACGTATCTGTTATTTATGTAATTTTGTGGCTTATGTATAAACACAAACTATTTCTAAAGGTATAA
- a CDS encoding cobyric acid synthase, which translates to MKHLKPIMFVGTCSDAGKSVINTAFCRIFKQDGYLPAPFKAQNMSLNSYPTPEGGEIGRAQVVQAEAAGAIPHTDMNPVLLKPTNNQSSQVILNGKPVGNLSAYEYFGNHLRKNELFEAALAAFERLNIKYNPVVLEGAGSISEINLRDRDITNMRIAMAVGADTYLVADIDRGGVFGSVYGTIMLLRPEEKARIKGIIINKFRGDIRLFQEGKHMLEELTGIPVVGIIPYYTEIKIEEEDSVALDSKNQQATAGRINVAIVHLKRLSNFTDFNVLEMDKRFHTYYTDNVEEIEKADIIILPGTKNTLGDLQIIRSNGISEAIVRSYKAGKKVIGICGGYQMMGMRIEDPNGMEGEIPMLPGLGLLPMCTVIESEKVTQQTSFTFLDKKDTCSGYEIHMGKTSLLPNVADSPLLQTEDGRTDGYLQDNHCWGTYMHGIMDNPVVLDFLAEELSKSGDKSFDYASFKEAQYDKLAAHIRAHVDLESIYRSLEGNN; encoded by the coding sequence ATGAAACATCTTAAACCCATTATGTTTGTGGGCACCTGCTCCGATGCAGGAAAAAGTGTTATAAACACAGCCTTTTGCCGGATCTTTAAACAAGACGGTTATCTACCTGCCCCCTTTAAGGCGCAAAATATGTCGCTCAATTCCTATCCTACTCCCGAAGGAGGAGAAATAGGTCGTGCTCAGGTTGTACAAGCCGAAGCTGCCGGGGCTATACCTCATACTGATATGAATCCTGTTCTGTTAAAGCCCACCAACAATCAAAGTTCGCAGGTAATTTTAAATGGGAAACCCGTTGGGAACCTTTCGGCCTACGAGTATTTTGGAAATCATCTCAGAAAAAACGAACTCTTCGAAGCAGCCCTGGCTGCCTTTGAACGGTTAAATATAAAATATAATCCGGTTGTACTTGAAGGTGCAGGAAGTATTTCAGAGATTAATCTTCGTGACAGAGACATTACCAACATGCGGATTGCTATGGCTGTAGGAGCCGACACCTATCTGGTTGCTGATATTGACCGTGGTGGTGTTTTCGGTTCTGTATACGGCACAATTATGCTGCTTCGTCCGGAAGAAAAAGCCAGAATAAAGGGAATTATAATTAATAAATTCCGCGGTGATATCCGCCTTTTCCAAGAAGGAAAGCACATGCTGGAAGAACTTACTGGCATTCCCGTTGTAGGTATCATCCCCTACTATACCGAGATAAAGATAGAGGAGGAAGACTCTGTCGCGCTTGACAGTAAAAATCAACAGGCTACCGCAGGCAGAATTAACGTAGCCATTGTTCATCTTAAACGGTTGTCGAACTTCACAGACTTTAATGTGCTGGAAATGGATAAGCGCTTCCACACTTATTACACCGATAATGTGGAAGAGATAGAAAAGGCAGACATAATAATCCTTCCCGGAACAAAAAACACGTTGGGCGATTTACAAATTATCCGGTCCAACGGAATATCCGAAGCTATTGTGCGAAGCTATAAGGCCGGAAAGAAAGTAATTGGAATATGCGGAGGTTACCAAATGATGGGTATGCGAATAGAGGATCCGAATGGGATGGAAGGAGAAATCCCCATGCTCCCGGGGTTAGGACTTTTACCCATGTGTACGGTTATAGAATCCGAAAAAGTTACACAACAAACAAGTTTTACATTCCTTGACAAAAAAGACACTTGTTCAGGATATGAAATTCATATGGGGAAAACCTCGCTGCTTCCAAATGTAGCCGATAGCCCTCTTCTGCAAACGGAAGATGGACGTACTGACGGATATCTTCAAGATAATCATTGCTGGGGAACCTACATGCACGGCATAATGGATAATCCAGTCGTATTGGATTTTCTGGCAGAGGAACTATCCAAGTCTGGTGATAAATCGTTCGATTATGCTTCCTTTAAGGAAGCACAATACGATAAACTGGCAGCACATATCCGTGCCCATGTAGATCTGGAGTCTATTTATCGGTCGTTAGAGGGTAATAACTAA
- a CDS encoding UpxY family transcription antiterminator, with protein MSPKDTNWYVLYTFPRAEKQVKERIDKEGVTCWLPLHRSPRVWSDRVKLVDVPLFNSYIFVYCTETVLRSLIRIYGVVRIVYTMVNPP; from the coding sequence ATGAGCCCTAAAGATACTAATTGGTATGTTTTATACACGTTTCCACGTGCAGAAAAACAGGTGAAAGAAAGGATTGATAAGGAAGGTGTAACCTGTTGGCTTCCTTTACATCGTTCGCCACGAGTATGGTCGGACCGGGTAAAACTCGTTGATGTTCCGTTGTTTAATTCCTACATATTTGTTTACTGCACTGAAACTGTTCTTCGCTCCCTGATCCGGATATACGGTGTGGTGCGTATCGTTTATACGATGGTAAACCCGCCATAG
- a CDS encoding Gfo/Idh/MocA family oxidoreductase, with translation MNRRNFLQKSAFTAAGIGMAPLFGSSYQSIYGQTAPSNKVKVGLIGCRSQGWSNLNTFLQYPEVECVALCDIDDEWLNKRADDVFKKTGKKVKNCYKDWRKLIDNKDVDVVIIGTPDHWHCLPLVYACQAGKDVFVEKPLANTIEECNLMVKAARKYDRVVQVGQWQRSDPHWNEAANYLKAGNIGRIRTVKVWAYQDGKPTLPVIPDSPVPAGVDYDMWLGPAPKRPFNTYRFHYNFRFFWDYAGGLMSDWGVHLLDYALEGMGADLPTSILSSGGKFAYPNDAMETPDTLMATYAYKNFNIIWDHACGISHGLYGRKEGLAFFGENGTLVLDRAGWEVIPEVSNKIARMDAVPFKKGEGKGLYNHVGNMLECIKTRELPNADVAIGAKVAKMSHLANISSRVGRGLVWDDANSLFVNDPKATAFVKAHYRDPWKLPVL, from the coding sequence ATGAATAGACGTAATTTCCTGCAAAAATCAGCTTTTACCGCAGCCGGAATAGGTATGGCACCTCTCTTTGGCTCATCTTACCAATCGATATACGGACAAACAGCACCAAGCAATAAAGTAAAAGTAGGCTTGATTGGTTGTAGAAGCCAGGGATGGTCAAACCTAAATACATTCCTTCAGTATCCCGAAGTTGAATGCGTAGCTCTTTGTGATATTGACGACGAATGGCTGAATAAAAGAGCAGACGATGTATTTAAAAAAACAGGTAAAAAAGTAAAGAACTGCTATAAGGACTGGCGCAAACTTATTGATAACAAGGATGTTGATGTAGTAATTATCGGCACGCCCGATCACTGGCACTGTCTACCTTTAGTTTACGCTTGTCAGGCGGGTAAAGATGTGTTTGTGGAAAAACCCCTTGCAAATACCATCGAAGAATGTAATCTGATGGTAAAAGCTGCACGCAAATACGACCGTGTTGTACAGGTCGGACAATGGCAACGTAGCGACCCTCACTGGAACGAAGCAGCCAATTATTTGAAAGCAGGGAATATCGGACGTATCCGTACCGTAAAGGTTTGGGCATACCAGGACGGGAAACCTACCCTTCCTGTAATACCTGACAGTCCTGTGCCGGCTGGAGTTGATTACGACATGTGGCTTGGTCCGGCTCCAAAACGACCGTTCAATACGTATCGCTTTCATTACAACTTCCGGTTCTTTTGGGATTACGCCGGCGGATTGATGTCCGACTGGGGTGTACACCTTTTAGACTATGCTTTGGAAGGGATGGGTGCAGATCTTCCCACATCCATTTTATCCAGCGGAGGTAAATTTGCCTACCCCAACGACGCTATGGAAACACCAGATACTCTGATGGCGACTTATGCGTATAAGAACTTCAATATAATATGGGATCACGCATGCGGAATAAGTCATGGACTTTACGGACGTAAGGAAGGGCTTGCTTTCTTCGGCGAAAACGGCACCTTGGTTCTCGATAGAGCTGGCTGGGAAGTTATTCCAGAAGTTTCCAACAAAATAGCCCGCATGGATGCGGTTCCATTCAAAAAAGGTGAAGGTAAAGGCTTGTATAACCACGTAGGAAATATGCTTGAATGTATAAAAACCCGTGAATTACCAAATGCAGATGTCGCCATCGGTGCCAAAGTTGCCAAGATGTCGCACCTTGCAAATATTTCCAGCCGTGTAGGAAGGGGATTGGTTTGGGACGATGCAAACAGCCTGTTCGTTAACGATCCTAAAGCAACTGCATTTGTTAAGGCACACTACAGAGATCCCTGGAAATTGCCTGTTTTATAA
- the dapA gene encoding 4-hydroxy-tetrahydrodipicolinate synthase, with protein sequence MIDINLKGMGVALITPFKEDESVDYEALGRLVDYQVQNGTDYLVVLGTTAETPTLTEEEKKEIVSLVVSKVRGRIPVVLGLGGNCTRSIVGKLKNDNFDGIDAILSVVPYYNKPSQEGIYQHYKAISEATTLPIVIYNVPGRTGVNMTAQTTLRIARDFKNVVAVKEASGNITQMDDIIKNKPANFEVISGDDGITFPLITLGAVGVISVIGNAFPKEFSKMVRLALNGDYNNALTIHHRFTELIELLFVDGNPAGVKSILNTMGYIENKLRLPLVPTRITTYEKIREVLRQLSIKC encoded by the coding sequence ATGATAGATATAAATTTAAAAGGAATGGGTGTGGCTTTGATCACTCCTTTCAAAGAAGATGAGAGTGTCGATTACGAAGCGTTAGGACGACTGGTAGATTATCAGGTTCAAAACGGCACCGATTATTTGGTAGTTTTAGGTACTACCGCTGAAACACCTACGTTAACGGAGGAAGAAAAGAAAGAAATTGTAAGTTTGGTTGTTTCTAAAGTTCGCGGCCGTATTCCGGTAGTGCTTGGATTAGGAGGCAACTGTACGCGATCGATTGTTGGAAAGCTTAAAAACGACAATTTCGATGGTATTGATGCGATTCTTTCGGTTGTTCCTTACTATAATAAACCATCGCAGGAAGGAATCTATCAGCACTATAAAGCTATTTCTGAAGCTACAACTCTTCCAATTGTTATTTATAATGTTCCGGGACGTACGGGCGTAAATATGACTGCGCAGACTACTCTCCGTATTGCGCGGGATTTTAAAAATGTTGTAGCTGTTAAAGAAGCGTCAGGCAATATCACCCAGATGGATGATATTATCAAGAATAAACCGGCAAATTTCGAAGTAATTTCTGGTGATGACGGAATCACTTTTCCATTGATTACCCTTGGGGCTGTAGGTGTTATTTCTGTGATAGGAAATGCCTTCCCGAAGGAATTCAGCAAAATGGTAAGACTTGCATTGAACGGCGACTATAACAATGCCCTAACCATTCATCACAGATTTACGGAGTTAATTGAATTGCTATTTGTAGATGGTAATCCTGCTGGTGTAAAGAGTATTTTGAATACCATGGGATACATAGAAAACAAGCTTCGTTTACCTTTGGTTCCTACACGTATTACAACATACGAAAAGATTCGTGAAGTTCTTCGTCAGCTAAGTATTAAGTGCTGA
- the ligA gene encoding NAD-dependent DNA ligase LigA has product MDEIASKIAALREALDKYNHAYYVLSAPEIPDKVFDEMMKELEELENIYPQYADPHSPTQRVGSDLSKEFEQVAHTYPMLSLGNTYSEGEVSDFYERTSRTLNEPFEIVCELKYDGTSISLTYEQGRLIRAVTRGDGSKGDDVTANVKTIRSVPLKLMGDNYPEYFEIRGEILLPWAEFERINKERESQEEPLFANPRNAASGTLKQQNPTIVAARKLDAYFYYLIGDNLPAEGHYENLQLARSWGFKVPDVIRKCSTLDEVFTYINHWDKDRKNLPVATDGIVLKVNSLRQQKNLGFTAKSPRWAIAYKFQAERALTRLNSVSFQVGRTGAITPVANLEPVQLSGTVVKRASLHNADIIAGLDLHIGDQVYVEKGGEIIPKIVGVDMGSRFMVGDKVQFCKICPECGTPLVRPEGEAAHYCPNEMGCPPQIKGKIEHFVTRKAMDINAGPETVDALFEAGLIRNVADLYDLKYADLLRLERWADTSAKKFLTSLEESKQVPFERVLYGLGIRYVGETVAKRLAGTFHTMEALESAPLDLLVTVDEIGGRIAQSVTDFFANEESRKLVNRLKEAGLQMSISEEVMANRSDELNGLTIVISGTFVLHSRDEYKVMIEKNGGKNSGSVSGKTDYILAGDNMGPAKLEKAAKLGVKIINETDFLKLIE; this is encoded by the coding sequence ATGGATGAGATAGCATCAAAAATTGCCGCATTGAGAGAGGCGTTGGATAAATATAACCATGCCTATTATGTTTTGTCGGCACCCGAAATACCGGATAAGGTGTTTGATGAGATGATGAAAGAACTTGAGGAGTTGGAAAATATCTATCCTCAGTATGCAGACCCTCACTCGCCGACGCAGCGGGTGGGAAGCGATTTGTCTAAAGAGTTTGAACAGGTTGCGCATACTTACCCGATGTTGTCGTTGGGTAATACCTACTCGGAAGGGGAGGTCAGCGATTTTTACGAACGTACTTCCCGTACTTTGAATGAGCCATTCGAGATCGTTTGCGAACTAAAATACGATGGAACGTCCATTTCCCTTACCTACGAACAGGGACGACTGATTAGGGCGGTTACCCGAGGTGATGGAAGTAAGGGTGATGATGTAACGGCAAACGTGAAAACCATTCGTTCTGTTCCCTTGAAACTGATGGGAGATAATTATCCCGAATATTTTGAAATACGAGGGGAGATTTTACTTCCCTGGGCAGAATTCGAACGTATAAATAAAGAACGCGAAAGTCAGGAGGAGCCTCTGTTTGCCAATCCACGTAATGCTGCCTCTGGCACACTTAAGCAACAGAATCCTACTATAGTGGCAGCCCGTAAGCTGGATGCCTATTTTTATTACTTAATTGGTGATAACTTGCCGGCCGAAGGGCATTATGAGAATTTGCAGTTGGCAAGATCGTGGGGATTTAAGGTGCCAGACGTGATACGGAAATGCAGCACATTGGATGAGGTATTTACCTATATAAATCACTGGGATAAGGACCGGAAGAATCTTCCGGTAGCTACAGACGGGATTGTTCTTAAGGTAAACTCACTGCGTCAGCAAAAGAATCTCGGCTTTACAGCCAAGAGTCCCCGATGGGCTATTGCCTATAAGTTTCAGGCCGAAAGGGCGCTTACACGGTTGAATTCGGTTTCTTTTCAGGTAGGACGTACCGGAGCTATTACGCCGGTTGCTAATCTGGAGCCTGTCCAGTTGTCCGGAACGGTTGTTAAAAGAGCTTCTCTTCATAACGCAGACATTATAGCAGGTTTGGATTTGCATATTGGTGATCAGGTATATGTGGAGAAAGGAGGGGAGATTATTCCAAAGATAGTAGGAGTGGATATGGGTTCCCGTTTTATGGTGGGAGACAAGGTTCAGTTCTGCAAAATCTGTCCCGAATGCGGTACGCCGTTGGTTCGTCCGGAAGGAGAGGCTGCTCACTATTGCCCCAACGAGATGGGCTGTCCGCCTCAGATAAAAGGAAAGATAGAGCACTTTGTTACCCGTAAGGCGATGGATATTAACGCAGGACCCGAAACAGTGGACGCTTTGTTTGAAGCAGGATTGATTCGTAATGTCGCTGATTTATACGATTTAAAATATGCCGATTTGTTAAGATTGGAACGTTGGGCTGACACAAGTGCAAAGAAATTTCTGACAAGTCTCGAAGAATCGAAACAAGTTCCTTTCGAACGTGTTCTTTATGGGCTGGGTATCCGTTATGTTGGCGAAACAGTTGCCAAACGGCTGGCAGGTACTTTTCATACAATGGAAGCACTTGAATCTGCTCCGCTTGATTTGTTGGTAACAGTTGATGAGATTGGTGGTAGGATTGCTCAGAGTGTAACGGATTTTTTTGCCAACGAGGAAAGCCGTAAGTTGGTGAACAGGCTGAAAGAAGCAGGCCTGCAAATGTCCATTTCGGAAGAAGTGATGGCAAATCGTTCCGACGAGCTGAATGGATTAACTATTGTAATAAGTGGTACTTTTGTTTTGCATTCCAGAGATGAATACAAAGTGATGATAGAAAAGAATGGCGGAAAAAACAGTGGCTCTGTATCAGGAAAAACAGATTACATCTTGGCAGGTGATAATATGGGGCCTGCAAAGCTCGAAAAGGCAGCTAAATTAGGAGTGAAAATAATCAATGAAACTGATTTTTTAAAACTGATCGAATGA